A genome region from Populus alba chromosome 5, ASM523922v2, whole genome shotgun sequence includes the following:
- the LOC118030427 gene encoding uncharacterized protein isoform X2, translated as MATATVDSSVCNYQNQVHTESLLLIDLRHLSQPELLSLSFCSSSSLHRLQTDIADVSTPKIDRSVFNESAGSRKQTFSRLRLAPRNNNASSSSNSTPVVPFQITERHPLDEENSQILYLLKSLFGSDSHFIENNENNHNLVSVPVIYNEYMRLPCTNNAELQTVGFSQGGVKSLEENHLISTRIAESSSKKRKRGRPRKNENVDFGNNELVEREKIENKTIAVVCDDVEVQNKKKEEMEMVSKDGVVVDFVALGNMEDLYGEELRRRTEGMLGFSQGGVKSLEVNHLISTPIAESSSKKGKRGRPRKNEHVDFGYNELVERKKIENKTIAVVCDDVEVQNKKKEEMEMVSKNGVVVDFAALGNMEDPYGEELRRRTEGMLGFSQGGVKSLEVNHLISTPIAESSSKKRKRGRPRKNENVDFGNNELVERETIENKTITVVCDDVEVQNKKKEEMEMVSKNGVVVDFAALGNMEDPYGEELRRRTEGMLGFSQGGVKSLEVNHLISTPIAESSSKKRKRGRPRKNENVDFGNNELVERKKIENKTIAVVCDDVEVQNKKKEEMEMVSKNGVVVDFAALGNMEDPYGEELRRRTEGMLGFSQGGVKSLEVNHLISTPIAESSSKKRKRGRPRKNENVDFGNNELVERNKIENKTIAVACDNVEVQNKKKEEMEMVSKNGVVVDFMALGNMEDPYGEELRRRTEGMQLKAEFLGFLEGFEGEWGSTRKKRRIVDASLFGDALPIGWKLSICVKKQAGRVWLACTRYISPNGLQFVSCKEVSSYLLSFSGLHDVRQLNYDHMDGRIKLTDKIAPSISADQTCKDGKNENDSVSYKALPVTSTSTETGGCLREIQTGMNYECHKCTLTFDEQDDLLQHLLSSHQRSPKQLKCGTSTNEEVIIKNGKYECQFCLKLFEERHHFNGHLGNHIKDYFKKLDASSDVTTQKNDEPASVEIPFGAVKIQTSIDIDRDSDEITSDTKSNGEINSTIPYCEMKANTSVEAYCGKQDRVSNISNEVGKMNEVADIVAAEISVCSEPALLSNENNAIHRSSDETNVPRYCTNIIDDLNCSVAGDVRNLACINLNQVPPRLIEELNQERGSDSCLLAPNAKENMFNDDIIEDRNCSSTIDNMVSDDWDTDGKGEPITGSCAAIAENFAANLKEQRSSEGCSVGLFNSNAVETMQEKSSKGDLTGIENMYSVCTGMLSESKFDDVGKPGTNELKSVCRDNNTVLVDDHVAINEGKNHGDCPVIPFLNEQMHLVENNITGTPKCTIREPCQEEESEGGLLTLSGNEQSFDLEGNVIKVSKGTINVVNHNEVLYLKNNEFGSEIDQSVQTVTNIKQERSSNIFSFFPSTNGLTFASKDYGICNSKLEKLRQGRNSGDGPSHNEQSHDDENSVSRLSCTTLAEDKLQEAKTSCNGELCIAFGDNCTEQDADIVTDTVQEICFLSAGNQHTLTAKDNATGPFNGTMDELKQKMDSVESVLCLSSDAPMRSAEKNLHTAFTGSVQEEPRVKNTENSKKDDLGHDFSGHPGPNESVVSEFMWRNDEENGLRCDFADASQPVQASGFFPLYDTVSDKGESELFGETYGVTSGFEGLKSGGMENMEYNLLTSQGDLPFLPKNASRHHVPAVCVWCGREIRQEAFESEAQTSTMGFMCAECTARFSGQ; from the exons ATGGCCACAGCCACCGTGGACTCCTCCGTTTGCAACTATCAGAATCAAGTCCACACCGAATCTCTCCTTCTAATCGACCTACGCCATCTTTCCCAACCCGAactcctctccctctccttcTGTTCCTCCTCCTCCCTCCACCGTCTCCAAACGGACATCGCCGACGTCTCCACTCCTAAAATCGACCGTTCAGTCTTCAACGAGTCTGCTGGAAGCCGCAAACAAACTTTCTCACGCCTCCGCCTCGCCCCTCGCAACAATAACGCTTCCTCTTCTTCGAATTCAACTCCTGTTGTTCCCTTTCAAATTACCGAACGACACCCTCTCGATGAAGAGAATTCACAGATACTTTATCTTCTCAAGTCGCTGTTTGGTTCTGATTCTCACTTTATTGAAAATAACGAGAATAATCATAACCTAGTCTCCGTTCCTGTCATCTATAATGAATATATGCGTTTGCCTTGTACAAATAATGCGGAATTGCAAACTGTTGGCTTTAGTCAAGGAGGAGTAAAAAGCTTAGAGGAAAATCACTTGATCTCGACTCGAATTGCTGAATCTAgctcaaagaaaaggaaacgagGCAGGCCACGGAAGAATGAGAATGTCGATTTCGGTAATAACGAGTTAGTAGAGAGGgaaaaaattgagaataaaaCGATTGCTGTTGTGTGTGACGATGTGGAAGTGCAGaataagaagaaagaggagATGGAGATGGTGAGCAAGGATGGAGTGGTAGTGGACTTTGTGGCTTTGGGGAATATGGAGGATCTGTATGGGGAGGAGTTGCGGAGGAGGACGGAGGGAATGCTTGGCTTTAGTCAAGGAGGAGTAAAAAGCTTAGAGGTAAATCACTTGATCTCGACTCCAATTGCCGAATCTAGTTCAAAGAAAGGGAAACGAGGCAGGCCACGGAAGAATGAGCATGTCGATTTCGGTTATAACGAGTTagtagagaggaaaaaaattgagaataaaaCGATTGCTGTTGTGTGTGACGATGTGGAAGTGCAGaataagaagaaagaggagATGGAGATGGTGAGCAAGAATGGAGTGGTAGTGGACTTTGCGGCATTGGGGAATATGGAGGATCCGTATGGGGAGGAGTTGCGGAGGAGGACGGAGGGAATGCTTGGCTTTAGTCAAGGAGGAGTAAAAAGCTTAGAGGTAAATCACTTGATCTCGACTCCAATTGCTGAATCTAgttcaaagaaaaggaaacgagGCAGGCCACGGAAGAATGAGAATGTCGATTTCGGTAATAACGAGTTAGTAGAGAGGGAAACAATTGAGAATAAAACGATTACTGTTGTGTGTGACGATGTGGAAGTGCAGaataagaagaaagaggagATGGAGATGGTGAGCAAGAATGGAGTGGTAGTGGACTTTGCGGCTTTGGGGAATATGGAGGATCCGTATGGGGAGGAGTTGCGGAGGAGGACGGAGGGAATGCTTGGCTTTAGTCAAGGAGGAGTAAAAAGCTTAGAGGTAAATCACTTGATCTCGACTCCAATTGCTGAATCTAGTTCAAAGAAACGGAAACGAGGCAGGCCACGGAAGAATGAGAATGTCGATTTCGGTAATAACGAGTTagtagagaggaaaaaaattgagaataaaaCGATTGCTGTTGTGTGTGATGATGTGGAAGTGCAGaataagaagaaagaggagATGGAGATGGTGAGCAAGAATGGAGTGGTAGTGGACTTTGCGGCTTTGGGGAATATGGAGGATCCGTATGGGGAGGAGTTGCGGAGGAGGACGGAGGGAATGCTTGGCTTTAGTCAAGGAGGAGTAAAAAGCTTAGAGGTAAATCACTTGATCTCGACTCCAATTGCTGAATCTAGTTCAAAGAAACGGAAACGAGGCAGGCCACGGAAGAATGAGAATGTTGATTTTGGTAATAACGAGTTAGTAGAGAGGAACAAAATTGAGAATAAAACGATTGCTGTTGCGTGTGACAATGTGGAAGTGCAGaataagaagaaagaggagATGGAGATGGTGAGCAAGAATGGAGTGGTAGTGGACTTTATGGCTTTGGGGAATATGGAGGATCCGTATGGGGAGGAGTTGCGGAGGAGGACGGAGGGAATGCAATTGAAGGCagaatttttagggtttttggaaGGGTTCGAGGGTGAATGGGGGAGTAcgagaaagaagaggaggatTGTGGATGCTAGCTTGTTTGGGGATGCCCTGCCAATTGGGTGGAAGCTCTCTATCTGCGTCAAGAAGCAAGCCGGTCGTGTTTGGTTGGCTTGTACAAGATACATAAG CCCTAATGGGCTGCAGTTTGTGTCCTGCAAGGAAGTTTCATCGTATCTGCTTTCCTTTTCTGGACTTCATGATGTAAGACAGTTGAATTATGATCACATGGATGGCAGGATTAAGTTGACTGACAAAATAGCTCCATCCATT TCTGCAGATCAAACATGTAAAGATGGCAAGAATGAGAACGATTCTGTTAGCTATAAGGCATTGCCTGTCACCTCTACATCTACTGAGACAGGGGGGTGTCTGAGGGAGATTCAAACAGGGATGAATTATGAATGCCACAAGTGCACCTTGACTTTTGATGAGCAGGATGACTTGCTACAGCACTTGCTATCATCTCATCAGCGGTCTCCAAAACAGCTTAAATGTGGGACATCAACAAATGAAgaggtaataataaaaaatggaaagtATGAATGTCAGTTTTGTCTTAAACTTTTTGAAGAAAGGCATCACTTCAATGGCCACCTTGGGAACCacataaaagattatttcaagaAACTTGATGCTTCCAGTGACGTAACCACTCAAAAGAATGATGAACCTGCATCTGTTGAAATTCCTTTTGGAGCTGTAAAGATCCAAACATCGATTGACATTGACAGGGATTCTGATGAAATAACTTCTGACACTAAATCCAATGGTGAAATAAATTCCACCATTCCATATTGTGAAATGAAGGCAAATACTTCTGTAGAAGCCTATTGTGGTAAGCAGGATAGAGTATCTAATATTAGCAATGAAGTGGGGAAGATGAATGAAGTTGCTGACATTGTTGCTGCTGAAATTAGTGTTTGTTCAGAACCAGCCTTGTTGAGTAATGAGAATAATGCAATTCATAGATCTTCTGATGAAACAAATGTTCCCAGGTACTGCACCAACATTATCGATGATCTTAACTGTTCAGTTGCTGGTGATGTAAGGAACCTGGCCTGTATAAATTTGAATCAGGTCCCCCCTAGGCTAATTGAGGAACTCAATCAGGAGAGAGGTTCTGATAGTTGTTTACTTGCTCCAAATGCCAAGGAGAACATGTTTAATGATGACATTATTGAGGATAGGAATTGCTCTAGCACAATTGATAACATGGTAAGTGATGATTGGGATACAGATGGAAAAGGTGAGCCTATTACCGGTTCTTGTGCTGCAATAGCAGAGAATTTTGCAGCTAATTTGAAGGAGCAAAGAAGTTCTGAAGGCTGTTCTGTCGGGCTTTTTAATTCCAATGCGGTGGAAACCATGCAGGAAAAAAGTTCTAAAGGGGATTTAACGGGTATTGAGAACATGTACAGTGTTTGTACTGGCATGTTAAGTGAGAGCAAATTTGATGATGTGGGTAAACCTGGGACGAATGAGTTAAAAAGTGTTTGTCGTGACAATAACACTGTACTGGTTGATGATCATGTGGCGATTAATGAAGGGAAAAATCATGGGGACTGCCCAGTTATTCCATTTTTGAACGAGCAGATGCATCTTGTTGAAAATAATATCACTGGGACTCCTAAATGCACAATAAGAGAACCCTGTCAAGAAGAGGAATCTGAAGGTGGCCTGCTTACTCTATCTGGTAATGAGCAATCATTTGACTTAGAAGGTAATGTAATTAAGGTTTCCAAGGGCACAATAAATGTGGTTAATCACAATGAAGTTCTCTACCTTAAGAACAATGAGTTTGGCAGTGAGATTGATCAATCTGTGCAGACCGTAACTAATATTAAGCAGGAAAGAAGTTCaaacattttttcattttttccatctACAAATGGACTAACATTTGCTTCAAAAGACTATGGTATCTGCAATAGCAAATTGGAGAAGCTTAGACAGGGTAGAAATTCTGGAGATGGACCATCTCACAATGAGCAATCCCATGATGATGAGAATAGTGTGAGTCGGTTATCATGCACCACATTAGCGGAAGACAAACTACAGGAAGCTAAAACCTCCTGCAATGGAGAGTTATGTATTGCTTTTGGTGACAATTGCACTGAACAGGATGCAGATATTGTGACAGACACTGTGcaggaaatttgttttctttctgcTGGGAATCAACATACATTGACTGCTAAAGATAATGCAACTGGTCCCTTCAATGGCACCATGGACGAGCTGAAGCAGAAAATGGATTCTGTTGAGAGTGTACTTTGTCTATCTAGTGATGCGCCGATGCGGAGTGCTGAAAAGAATTTGCACACAGCATTTACAGGGTCAGTTCAGGAGGAGCCAAGGGTAAAGAACACAGAAAATTCTAAGAAAGATGATTTGGGTCATGATTTTAGTGGCCACCCTGGACCAAATGAAAGTGTCGTATCTGAGTTTATGTGGagaaatgatgaagaaaatggCCTAAGATGTGATTTTGCTGATGCTAGTCAACCAGTGCAAGCATCAGGTTTTTTTCCTCTGTATGATACGGTTTCAGATAAG GGTGAAAGTGAACTCTTTGGGGAGACATATGGTGTTACATCAGGTTTTGAAGGGTTGAAATCAGGTGGCATGGAAAATATGGAATATAATCTTCTGACTTCTCAA GGAGATTTGCCTTTTTTGCCAAAGAATGCAAGCAGGCACCACGTACCTGCTGTGTGTGTCTGGTGTGGAAGGGAGATTCGCCAGGAGGCTTTTGAATCTGAAGCGCAAACAAGCACGATGGGTTTTATGTGTGCAGAGTGCACTGCCAGGTTTTCAGGGCAATAA
- the LOC118030427 gene encoding uncharacterized protein isoform X1, translating to MATATVDSSVCNYQNQVHTESLLLIDLRHLSQPELLSLSFCSSSSLHRLQTDIADVSTPKIDRSVFNESAGSRKQTFSRLRLAPRNNNASSSSNSTPVVPFQITERHPLDEENSQILYLLKSLFGSDSHFIENNENNHNLVSVPVIYNEYMRLPCTNNAELQTVGFSQGGVKSLEENHLISTRIAESSSKKRKRGRPRKNENVDFGNNELVEREKIENKTIAVVCDDVEVQNKKKEEMEMVSKDGVVVDFVALGNMEDLYGEELRRRTEGMLGFSQGGVKSLEVNHLISTPIAESSSKKGKRGRPRKNEHVDFGYNELVERKKIENKTIAVVCDDVEVQNKKKEEMEMVSKNGVVVDFAALGNMEDPYGEELRRRTEGMLGFSQGGVKSLEVNHLISTPIAESSSKKRKRGRPRKNENVDFGNNELVERETIENKTITVVCDDVEVQNKKKEEMEMVSKNGVVVDFAALGNMEDPYGEELRRRTEGMLGFSQGGVKSLEVNHLISTPIAESSSKKRKRGRPRKNENVDFGNNELVERKKIENKTIAVVCDDVEVQNKKKEEMEMVSKNGVVVDFAALGNMEDPYGEELRRRTEGMLGFSQGGVKSLEVNHLISTPIAESSSKKRKRGRPRKNENVDFGNNELVERNKIENKTIAVACDNVEVQNKKKEEMEMVSKNGVVVDFMALGNMEDPYGEELRRRTEGMQLKAEFLGFLEGFEGEWGSTRKKRRIVDASLFGDALPIGWKLSICVKKQAGRVWLACTRYISPNGLQFVSCKEVSSYLLSFSGLHDVRQLNYDHMDGRIKLTDKIAPSISADQTCKDGKNENDSVSYKALPVTSTSTETGGCLREIQTGMNYECHKCTLTFDEQDDLLQHLLSSHQRSPKQLKCGTSTNEEVIIKNGKYECQFCLKLFEERHHFNGHLGNHIKDYFKKLDASSDVTTQKNDEPASVEIPFGAVKIQTSIDIDRDSDEITSDTKSNGEINSTIPYCEMKANTSVEAYCGKQDRVSNISNEVGKMNEVADIVAAEISVCSEPALLSNENNAIHRSSDETNVPRYCTNIIDDLNCSVAGDVRNLACINLNQVPPRLIEELNQERGSDSCLLAPNAKENMFNDDIIEDRNCSSTIDNMVSDDWDTDGKGEPITGSCAAIAENFAANLKEQRSSEGCSVGLFNSNAVETMQEKSSKGDLTGIENMYSVCTGMLSESKFDDVGKPGTNELKSVCRDNNTVLVDDHVAINEGKNHGDCPVIPFLNEQMHLVENNITGTPKCTIREPCQEEESEGGLLTLSGNEQSFDLEGNVIKVSKGTINVVNHNEVLYLKNNEFGSEIDQSVQTVTNIKQERSSNIFSFFPSTNGLTFASKDYGICNSKLEKLRQGRNSGDGPSHNEQSHDDENSVSRLSCTTLAEDKLQEAKTSCNGELCIAFGDNCTEQDADIVTDTVQEICFLSAGNQHTLTAKDNATGPFNGTMDELKQKMDSVESVLCLSSDAPMRSAEKNLHTAFTGSVQEEPRVKNTENSKKDDLGHDFSGHPGPNESVVSEFMWRNDEENGLRCDFADASQPVQASGFFPLYDTVSDKGESELFGETYGVTSGFEGLKSGGMENMEYNLLTSQVSSHSDESKIVSCDAIIPQGFDSSVCLEKGDLPFLPKNASRHHVPAVCVWCGREIRQEAFESEAQTSTMGFMCAECTARFSGQ from the exons ATGGCCACAGCCACCGTGGACTCCTCCGTTTGCAACTATCAGAATCAAGTCCACACCGAATCTCTCCTTCTAATCGACCTACGCCATCTTTCCCAACCCGAactcctctccctctccttcTGTTCCTCCTCCTCCCTCCACCGTCTCCAAACGGACATCGCCGACGTCTCCACTCCTAAAATCGACCGTTCAGTCTTCAACGAGTCTGCTGGAAGCCGCAAACAAACTTTCTCACGCCTCCGCCTCGCCCCTCGCAACAATAACGCTTCCTCTTCTTCGAATTCAACTCCTGTTGTTCCCTTTCAAATTACCGAACGACACCCTCTCGATGAAGAGAATTCACAGATACTTTATCTTCTCAAGTCGCTGTTTGGTTCTGATTCTCACTTTATTGAAAATAACGAGAATAATCATAACCTAGTCTCCGTTCCTGTCATCTATAATGAATATATGCGTTTGCCTTGTACAAATAATGCGGAATTGCAAACTGTTGGCTTTAGTCAAGGAGGAGTAAAAAGCTTAGAGGAAAATCACTTGATCTCGACTCGAATTGCTGAATCTAgctcaaagaaaaggaaacgagGCAGGCCACGGAAGAATGAGAATGTCGATTTCGGTAATAACGAGTTAGTAGAGAGGgaaaaaattgagaataaaaCGATTGCTGTTGTGTGTGACGATGTGGAAGTGCAGaataagaagaaagaggagATGGAGATGGTGAGCAAGGATGGAGTGGTAGTGGACTTTGTGGCTTTGGGGAATATGGAGGATCTGTATGGGGAGGAGTTGCGGAGGAGGACGGAGGGAATGCTTGGCTTTAGTCAAGGAGGAGTAAAAAGCTTAGAGGTAAATCACTTGATCTCGACTCCAATTGCCGAATCTAGTTCAAAGAAAGGGAAACGAGGCAGGCCACGGAAGAATGAGCATGTCGATTTCGGTTATAACGAGTTagtagagaggaaaaaaattgagaataaaaCGATTGCTGTTGTGTGTGACGATGTGGAAGTGCAGaataagaagaaagaggagATGGAGATGGTGAGCAAGAATGGAGTGGTAGTGGACTTTGCGGCATTGGGGAATATGGAGGATCCGTATGGGGAGGAGTTGCGGAGGAGGACGGAGGGAATGCTTGGCTTTAGTCAAGGAGGAGTAAAAAGCTTAGAGGTAAATCACTTGATCTCGACTCCAATTGCTGAATCTAgttcaaagaaaaggaaacgagGCAGGCCACGGAAGAATGAGAATGTCGATTTCGGTAATAACGAGTTAGTAGAGAGGGAAACAATTGAGAATAAAACGATTACTGTTGTGTGTGACGATGTGGAAGTGCAGaataagaagaaagaggagATGGAGATGGTGAGCAAGAATGGAGTGGTAGTGGACTTTGCGGCTTTGGGGAATATGGAGGATCCGTATGGGGAGGAGTTGCGGAGGAGGACGGAGGGAATGCTTGGCTTTAGTCAAGGAGGAGTAAAAAGCTTAGAGGTAAATCACTTGATCTCGACTCCAATTGCTGAATCTAGTTCAAAGAAACGGAAACGAGGCAGGCCACGGAAGAATGAGAATGTCGATTTCGGTAATAACGAGTTagtagagaggaaaaaaattgagaataaaaCGATTGCTGTTGTGTGTGATGATGTGGAAGTGCAGaataagaagaaagaggagATGGAGATGGTGAGCAAGAATGGAGTGGTAGTGGACTTTGCGGCTTTGGGGAATATGGAGGATCCGTATGGGGAGGAGTTGCGGAGGAGGACGGAGGGAATGCTTGGCTTTAGTCAAGGAGGAGTAAAAAGCTTAGAGGTAAATCACTTGATCTCGACTCCAATTGCTGAATCTAGTTCAAAGAAACGGAAACGAGGCAGGCCACGGAAGAATGAGAATGTTGATTTTGGTAATAACGAGTTAGTAGAGAGGAACAAAATTGAGAATAAAACGATTGCTGTTGCGTGTGACAATGTGGAAGTGCAGaataagaagaaagaggagATGGAGATGGTGAGCAAGAATGGAGTGGTAGTGGACTTTATGGCTTTGGGGAATATGGAGGATCCGTATGGGGAGGAGTTGCGGAGGAGGACGGAGGGAATGCAATTGAAGGCagaatttttagggtttttggaaGGGTTCGAGGGTGAATGGGGGAGTAcgagaaagaagaggaggatTGTGGATGCTAGCTTGTTTGGGGATGCCCTGCCAATTGGGTGGAAGCTCTCTATCTGCGTCAAGAAGCAAGCCGGTCGTGTTTGGTTGGCTTGTACAAGATACATAAG CCCTAATGGGCTGCAGTTTGTGTCCTGCAAGGAAGTTTCATCGTATCTGCTTTCCTTTTCTGGACTTCATGATGTAAGACAGTTGAATTATGATCACATGGATGGCAGGATTAAGTTGACTGACAAAATAGCTCCATCCATT TCTGCAGATCAAACATGTAAAGATGGCAAGAATGAGAACGATTCTGTTAGCTATAAGGCATTGCCTGTCACCTCTACATCTACTGAGACAGGGGGGTGTCTGAGGGAGATTCAAACAGGGATGAATTATGAATGCCACAAGTGCACCTTGACTTTTGATGAGCAGGATGACTTGCTACAGCACTTGCTATCATCTCATCAGCGGTCTCCAAAACAGCTTAAATGTGGGACATCAACAAATGAAgaggtaataataaaaaatggaaagtATGAATGTCAGTTTTGTCTTAAACTTTTTGAAGAAAGGCATCACTTCAATGGCCACCTTGGGAACCacataaaagattatttcaagaAACTTGATGCTTCCAGTGACGTAACCACTCAAAAGAATGATGAACCTGCATCTGTTGAAATTCCTTTTGGAGCTGTAAAGATCCAAACATCGATTGACATTGACAGGGATTCTGATGAAATAACTTCTGACACTAAATCCAATGGTGAAATAAATTCCACCATTCCATATTGTGAAATGAAGGCAAATACTTCTGTAGAAGCCTATTGTGGTAAGCAGGATAGAGTATCTAATATTAGCAATGAAGTGGGGAAGATGAATGAAGTTGCTGACATTGTTGCTGCTGAAATTAGTGTTTGTTCAGAACCAGCCTTGTTGAGTAATGAGAATAATGCAATTCATAGATCTTCTGATGAAACAAATGTTCCCAGGTACTGCACCAACATTATCGATGATCTTAACTGTTCAGTTGCTGGTGATGTAAGGAACCTGGCCTGTATAAATTTGAATCAGGTCCCCCCTAGGCTAATTGAGGAACTCAATCAGGAGAGAGGTTCTGATAGTTGTTTACTTGCTCCAAATGCCAAGGAGAACATGTTTAATGATGACATTATTGAGGATAGGAATTGCTCTAGCACAATTGATAACATGGTAAGTGATGATTGGGATACAGATGGAAAAGGTGAGCCTATTACCGGTTCTTGTGCTGCAATAGCAGAGAATTTTGCAGCTAATTTGAAGGAGCAAAGAAGTTCTGAAGGCTGTTCTGTCGGGCTTTTTAATTCCAATGCGGTGGAAACCATGCAGGAAAAAAGTTCTAAAGGGGATTTAACGGGTATTGAGAACATGTACAGTGTTTGTACTGGCATGTTAAGTGAGAGCAAATTTGATGATGTGGGTAAACCTGGGACGAATGAGTTAAAAAGTGTTTGTCGTGACAATAACACTGTACTGGTTGATGATCATGTGGCGATTAATGAAGGGAAAAATCATGGGGACTGCCCAGTTATTCCATTTTTGAACGAGCAGATGCATCTTGTTGAAAATAATATCACTGGGACTCCTAAATGCACAATAAGAGAACCCTGTCAAGAAGAGGAATCTGAAGGTGGCCTGCTTACTCTATCTGGTAATGAGCAATCATTTGACTTAGAAGGTAATGTAATTAAGGTTTCCAAGGGCACAATAAATGTGGTTAATCACAATGAAGTTCTCTACCTTAAGAACAATGAGTTTGGCAGTGAGATTGATCAATCTGTGCAGACCGTAACTAATATTAAGCAGGAAAGAAGTTCaaacattttttcattttttccatctACAAATGGACTAACATTTGCTTCAAAAGACTATGGTATCTGCAATAGCAAATTGGAGAAGCTTAGACAGGGTAGAAATTCTGGAGATGGACCATCTCACAATGAGCAATCCCATGATGATGAGAATAGTGTGAGTCGGTTATCATGCACCACATTAGCGGAAGACAAACTACAGGAAGCTAAAACCTCCTGCAATGGAGAGTTATGTATTGCTTTTGGTGACAATTGCACTGAACAGGATGCAGATATTGTGACAGACACTGTGcaggaaatttgttttctttctgcTGGGAATCAACATACATTGACTGCTAAAGATAATGCAACTGGTCCCTTCAATGGCACCATGGACGAGCTGAAGCAGAAAATGGATTCTGTTGAGAGTGTACTTTGTCTATCTAGTGATGCGCCGATGCGGAGTGCTGAAAAGAATTTGCACACAGCATTTACAGGGTCAGTTCAGGAGGAGCCAAGGGTAAAGAACACAGAAAATTCTAAGAAAGATGATTTGGGTCATGATTTTAGTGGCCACCCTGGACCAAATGAAAGTGTCGTATCTGAGTTTATGTGGagaaatgatgaagaaaatggCCTAAGATGTGATTTTGCTGATGCTAGTCAACCAGTGCAAGCATCAGGTTTTTTTCCTCTGTATGATACGGTTTCAGATAAG GGTGAAAGTGAACTCTTTGGGGAGACATATGGTGTTACATCAGGTTTTGAAGGGTTGAAATCAGGTGGCATGGAAAATATGGAATATAATCTTCTGACTTCTCAAGTAAGCTCTCATTCAGATGAATCCAAGATTGTTTCATGTGATGCAATTATACCTCAAGGGTTTGATTCTTCTGTTTGTCTTGAGAAGGGAGATTTGCCTTTTTTGCCAAAGAATGCAAGCAGGCACCACGTACCTGCTGTGTGTGTCTGGTGTGGAAGGGAGATTCGCCAGGAGGCTTTTGAATCTGAAGCGCAAACAAGCACGATGGGTTTTATGTGTGCAGAGTGCACTGCCAGGTTTTCAGGGCAATAA
- the LOC118030428 gene encoding 5'-adenylylsulfate reductase-like 4, which yields MMQTRVWQTRILVSLMIYGSLMLMCATAAYSNTVSICPIESVTDSIFGFRDRNCVVSGVDESPLFPGFTEGDEVSLQKALNLVQKNSHEYVALLFYASWCPFSRTFRPSFSILSSLYPSIPHFAIEESSIRPSILSKYGVHGFPTLFLFNSTMRVCYHGSRTLGSLIAFYSDVTGIKTASLDKGSLDKIGRASHHEKHDAPEQESCPFSWARSPENLFREETYLALATTFVLLRLFYWTFPTMLAFAQFTWRRHMQNMRLESLLEHPRAYLNRAIQLFNSLNEPCKKSNLQEGAMNARAWASKSLATVSIGDASTSRGAPVCECR from the exons ATGATGCAGACTAGGGTTTGGCAGACGCGGATCTTGGTGTCGTTGATGATCTACGGGAGTCTAATGTTAATGTGCGCCACCGCAGCCTACTCCAATACGGTTTCGATTTGTCCAATCGAGTCCGTCACAGATTCGATCTTTGGGTTTCGAGATCGAAACTGCGTCGTTTCTGGTGTTGATGAATCCCCCCTTTTCCCGGGTTTCACCGAG GGAGACGAGGTTTCATTACAGAAGGCACTAAATTTAGTTCAAAAGAATAGTCATGAATACGTGGCTTTGCTCTTCTATGCATCATGGTGCCCTTTTTCTAGGACTTTTAGACCAAGCTTCTCTATCCTTTCTTCGCTGTATCCCTCGATTCCCCATTTTGCGATTGAAGAATCATCCATCAGGCCAAG CATACTATCCAAGTATGGAGTTCATGGATTTCCTACTCTTTTCCTATTTAATTCTACTATGCGTGTTTGCTATCATGGCTCCCGGACGCTTGGTTCTCTCATCGCTTTCTACAGTGATGTTACTG GTATCAAGACTGCTTCCCTGGATAAAGGATCGCTGGACAAAATTGGACGTGCATCACACCATGAAAAACATGATGCCCCTGAGCAAGAAAGTTGCCCATTCTCATGGGCAAGATCTCCGGAGAACTTGTTTAGGGAGGAGACGTATTTGGCTCTGGCAACAACATTTGTGCTTCTGAGGCTGTTTTACTGGACTTTCCCTACCATGCTTGCTTTTGCACAATTTACTTGGAGGCGGCACATGCAGAACATGAGACTGGAGAGTTTGTTAGAGCATCCCCGGGCTTATCTGAATCGAGCAATACAGCTATTTAATTCTTTGAACGAGCCTTGCAAGAAGAGTAATTTGCAGGAAGGGGCAATGAATGCCAGGGCTTGGGCTTCCAAGTCCCTTGCTACAGTTTCAATAGGGGATGCAAGCACCAGCAGGGGTGCACCTGTTTGTGAATGTCGATGA